Below is a window of Pagrus major chromosome 21, Pma_NU_1.0 DNA.
AACAACCTCACTTAATCCCACTCACGCTAACAGTCCACATACTGTACTTTAATGCTTCTACAGATTTGTTGGCACTGAGATATGACCTTGCTGACATTTGCACACTGAAATAAGACCCTGCACACCAACTGCAATAATGAAATGCTGAGACCATGTTAAGATCTCACAGATCTTGAGATAGAAGAGATTCTGTGCATTAAATATTGTCAAAAACTTTCCTCAAGATCTGTGCGTTGGAGGACAGGATAAAGTTCATACTGTACAGTATCCACAGCTAGATGAACTGACAGAAATGAACCTGATGTATTTATATAACAATGGTAATACCTACAGTTGTTGATAATACAATAGTAACTAACATCAGGCTGAAACAGAACGTAATTTCTAAttctttcttttcatattatttCTATCATACTTTACAATGAAGCCTCTGTGTGTTCTCATCTGCCCCATCTTTATCTgatgatgttgctgctgtttgctgttatGAGCTCAACACTTACTGCTTCAACTCTCTGTTAAAAAGCTTTTCTCCAGCAGCCACTGCCTACACTGGAGCTGATCTGCCACCTTGTGGTGGCCATATATTCCTCCAAATAATGGTAGGCAGGGCCTCCTCAAAGCAGGAGAAAGACTTCATTTGAAAATACCAATTGATAAATaggattttttcccccatgacTTTTTCTAAATGATAGATGTGCTGTTTGGATAACATCATAACAACAACGTACTGCGtataaaaatactaaattaGCAAACTCAACATTTTGTCTCATCTGGTTTAGGATGAtggtgacattttttaaaattttaaatttaaGCAATCCAAAGCTGAACTTGAAACATGAGTGTCAAAAAGTCATTACCAGTAGTGGAAGTACGCAGAATCTATACCTcagtaaaaatactccattacaactAAAGCTTCTGTATTTAAAATCCTTGTATGTGAAATTACAGCAATATTATCAAGTGTCAAAGTAATAGTACTCATTAGAACTCAATATTCAGAATAATGTCCCCTGTGACTGgatatattattatatcttGTGACATACTGAAGCACCAATGTGTAAGCTGCATTGGACTGTTGTAGCTGACTGGCTAACCCTCTACCAGCCCCATTTTGAAAGGTAACGAGATACAGCTGGAGGAGTTGTGAGATGATTAATAGGACAGGAGTTGGAAGTTTAGAGGGGAGATCACACTTTGGCGGAAGTGCTGACAACTCATACAACATGACAAGAACTCAAACCAGATGTTCAAGCGTGCTTTCTGTTTTGGTAAGGGGACACAAGCTAAAAAGGGTGGTAACCACTGATTTAATCTTGAACAATGTGTTTTATAAGGTCAGCCATGTGTTTATTATACaaaatcttattttgaaaagtaacatTAACTGCAGGTGTCAGATAAATAcagttgagtaaaaagtactgtatattatttagaagtataaagtagcatacaATGAAAAtagttaagtaaaagtacctgaAATCATACTCAAGTACTTGAGTAACTGTTCTTACtgactttccaccactggttatTGCAATTGTGTATTGAGCATGTTCTGCCATCATGTCCATGGTGATGAAAATCTTACATAATATGTAGTGAACCATCgttttctgctttgtttttattgctctgTCCCTCTCCgtaaagtttgacattttcctgttttaaGCTGATGGAGGTACTCGTACTCCTCCGATTCTAGATTTTTGAAAAAGTAGATGAAAGCCTTAAAcagtattttacttttaatgagAACCTTCAATCCCTCTAACATTATCAGTAAAAGGCACCTGACATCAAGAGACTCAGATCATGGGAGAATCTGCAGCTGTAGTAATTATGGTTTTCTACCAAAGCAACACAATAAATCACAGTGAACCGTAGGGGACGTGATGGATTAGGCATTCATAACATTTCTGTGGAATCGTGTTTTAGTATTTATTAATCATTGTGATCGACAGGTTCTACTGAGTTTATCTGGGCTCTAGTTGTAGAAAATATTATGTCATCTGAATTGCAAGTGAGGAATGTGGTCTGTTTTAACATCTGCTTGTCAAAACTAGAGTCCAGAACAAACAGTTTGTTGAAATTCATCCCGTGGGATCTTTGTGTTGGATACAAAGTCCATCTgcacagtctgtctgtctgaatctgAACCAAGGTACACTATCAGGTGGAAAAAACCACCAGTCcctgtgaagaaaaacatggaaaCAAGGGAGGAACAAGAGAATGCCATGAACAAACTGCATCAGACACTTttgtatataaatgttttaatttttcatttatttacataatttgtGTGTACTACAGAACAGTCATTCAGATTTAAATAACCAGTTTTGTCAAGTGGATCCTCCTCGTCCTGTAATATTAGCTGTGGTATAAAATTAActttttctgattgttttatGGTTAACTCATTCATTCTCAATGGTTGCATCACACCAAAATTGTTATCTAAGCTTTAGTGAGCTGTTGTGGGGCTGGTGGAAGTTTCTCCAATGCTGTTAGAGCTGTAATATATTAGCATCCATCCAGAAATGTCTTCAGACTGCCTcattgtctgaccaacagtccaaaacttaAAGATTACTTAATGTAGAGTGAtatgaaacagacaaaagcatTTTCTAATTCAAGAAGCTgaatagtttttatttatacttATATTTAATAATTACCTGTATTAACAATGGTTAAACAAATGTTTGTCATATAAGCGTTGACAACTTTATGGAGCTTTTTCACTTCTTTTAGCTCAAAACAGAGCTCAAGGACGGTGAATATTGTACTTAAATTAATCAGGTGACTTTagcatgactccaaatgaatgataatgttgctctataactgctggatgtgtaagtAGGGTGGTAATATGACAGTGTTGTGCTCACAGTTTGTTCTGCTTCCCTCATGTGGCCAAAAGCaaccacaacaaaaaacaatcgATGCTGCTTTCACCCTGCAATGACCTGATAACcattttggccacttgggggcagtggaCACAAATTTGACATATCATCCCCTTTTAAGTTTATATGAAGAGCTTGTAGTGAATTTGTTGCCTATTTACAGATCCAGACAGATGAGTTTTAGAGCGTTtatctgtgaaaacagctgcctgctgcaaaTAAGATGCTATGAGAATGAAACAGGACAGTAAAGTTGCAGTCGGACGCTAAACAATGAATTGAAACTCACTATGAAGCTCTGTCAATATTTTTTacacattgtcatttgatacatCATTATTACAAAAATGTCCATCATCACTGCTGTATGGACTTGTATTatgaaaatataacattttcaaGATTAATCAAATAATACATTATTGTTCTAGCAACGATTtctgtaaaatgataaaatcctgcagtgataaaaaaacacattcactgtcTTCTGTTCTGTCCTTCACTACGTTAGTCTTTATAACCTGACGAGGAGGGAAATTCTTTATCttgcttgagtgtgtgtgtgtgtgtgtatatatgtgtgttatTTCTGTATGTTTAGTTGTCGGATCTCATCCACTCTGTTGTGGTGCAGCTGGAAGGCGGGATTGACCCAGCGACCACACGAACACTGATCACCACACCAGCTAAAGGAGCCCAGCTTAGAGCTACATTTAGGACAaagcagctacacacacacacacacacacacacacacacacacacacacacacacacacacacgtgattAAAAGCAGTTCATGTGACTTTGGGACAGCCAACACTGTATTTCATGTCAATTAATGACAATGAATTtcctgacctgtgtgtgtgcacacatgcctTACCTGTCCATCCATCACTCCAAGTAAAGCTTGTTCCATCCACTGCACTGGTTCAATGAAGTAAGACGTACACTGGATGTCTCctagacaaaaacacacattacttGATGTTAAACCACACGTTCAGTATATGATTATTATGATAGGATATTTTCAGACATGCAGACTTTTTGACAGgtcacagaaagaaaagcacacagttactaaaaacatcaacaatggCTCTGTTCTATTTAAGGCTCCAGTGAGCCATGACAGCGGCACAGTGAACCAGCATGAGTCCTACCAGGACCCAGAAAACTGAAAGAGCAGAGGGCTGCTGCAGAAGACTTTGCCACAATTTTTCCTGTCTCAGATGCTTGGTGATTTTGACGCCCCTGGCAGCCCCCCCACAATATTTACATGTGCATATGGATGTTTCCATATACCCTGCTAAAAGTATGTGATTGATGTAGTGCAAATTTCAAGGGCATTACATCATTGGAATGAAAAACATGGAAAGTATAACAAGCAAAGGCCAGCCAGTTTTCACAATATCAGGATTCTGGAACTGgcacaccaaaataaaatgcagctaTTATTGAACACCCATTTTTGTCTAAGCATTTTGTTCCTGTGCAACTGTTGTCAACAACTACTTTGTTAATACATGCAAACTGGAACTCATCCACGCCTTATTGTGTTCGTCAGTGGTTGGAGTTTGCTctggtgtcagtgtgtcagcGCGTCAAACCACAATTACTatcttcctgttgttttcagaACATTAGCACCTATCCCTTTCACTTCATGCAGTATCTCTGCCTCGCCTTGTCCCTTGTTCAACTCACCCCTAACCACCTGGGGAGGTGCCACTCAGTTTAAAAATCATCCAGGCTAGATGAACTGACCAACAGTATGGTTGTGTTCTTACCAGTAAGGTTACTGGACTTCTTGTGACCAAAGGCTGGTGCTCCTTCTCCAACTGGGTGACTGAGAATACTGGAGCCACGGAACAGAGTTCGTCTGTGGAGGAGAAGGTGGGGCTGGAGTCAGGATGTGTGctgaattattcctttaatcATAAGTGATAACAAGAGGATTTATGATGTGGCTTAGTTTGAAATCAGTGCAACAGGTGTTTTCTTGTTCTTGACGTCAACATTCAGGAGTAAGATGGCAATGGCAGTAAAATATTCCAACTTGAAGGTCTTGTCACACTTGACTCTTCCAGTGTGGCATAAATTAAGCATTCTCAAACTTTCCTCCATTCAGCTACTGTCTGAACTTTTCCACTTTTCACCTGCACTTCCTGCAGCGATACGACACTTCAGAGGAGCTGGAGTGGGCAGGGTCGATGGCAAACAGCTCCCTGGGTAcatgctgcaactctgttcacacacacacacacacaaaaatgtgaataacATAGATCTaccatgtttttaatcaaacacaattgtgtgcgtgtgtgtgtgtgtgtgtgtgtgtgtgtgtgtgtgtgtgtgtgtgtgtgtgttattaccAGGGTACTTCTCAGTGATCTTGGTCAGTCTGTACTGTTTGTACAGAGGACTGGAGGTGTCCACTTCACACTTCATGGCCTCATACAGACACAACTGCTCCTCAAAACCACTGTTGACCctgaaacacatccagcagCTATCAATTATCTGTCCTGTGCCTCCTATTGATAACATCCATTCTGACAATGtatcattaaagggtcagttcacccaaattactaaaaactaaaaatgctACATCCTCACTCACCATCAGTGATTAGGCACAGGCACTTACTGTACATCCTGTTTGACACTCTTCAGTCTGTTGTAAGCCTCAGTGAAGCCCAGCTGGTATTTTTTCATTAGATAAGCAGTAACAATGGTGGCACTGCGACTCCGACCGGCctggctgagacagacagacagacacacacacacacacaaatgaatgaaacatttaagtgtctttttataaattaactcaaaaatatatttatctgTTCATAACTTAAAtgggcactttgtagttttggagaagaatttcaaacttagaatttacattttttcaaaatgaatgaggtaataatacaaaaaacaagtcTTTGTCACTTTTCTTTAATAATCGACTGATCATCACATCAGTTAAAGGCCCAGTAGaatttaggggcagaaatggaaaacaatATTCTTAATTATGTTTCCATAATTGCATAATCACTTGATGTTTCTAGAGGCTTCTGTAGAAGAGGGGGAGACAGGGGTGTGAAGTTGGTGGTAATATGCAAGATCAGCACTAGCtaccactaaatcctacacaatgGACCTTTAAGTGAAACTCTGAATGGAAACATGcgaaagacaaaacaaagagtGGTAGCCGAGGACAGCTGAGGCATCTCACTGACTTCTGACTCTTACCAGTGAACAAGTGCAGCCCCGCCTCCATCCACAGCCTCCTGAATGAACAGGAAGCAGTCGTCCATGTGActcaggaggtcagaggtcacctcGTCCAGAACGTTGATCCACTTCCTGCGGAGGTCCCCATTAGCAGCAAGCAAAGGGGTGGGGTCCACAGAGTCCACAGACAGGATGTGAGTGACAGCTGCATCAGCCAATGCCTGGCTGTCATTGAGGTCAGCTGCAGTGCCGATGTACAGACCAGGGTCCACCAGGAGCATGACCGCTGAGAGGACACAGAGCTGAACTTAATGTCCTGGTACATACCAAAATTCAAATCTGAAGAAAGTTTTTAAACATCTCATGTGATCATGTTTTTACACATGCAGTATGACTGTTAATTGCTATACTTAATTAAAAAGGCCGGATATCAGGAACCTTAAACCTCCTACACATAGAGAAGATAGTTGAGCTTCAAATATTCTTGATGCATCATATACTGTACGCCTGTTTTatttctaattaaaaaaaagattttattcaTTCAATAGAGATGAACCGTGATGAACATTTAAGTTGACAAGATGTGAAGATACTGAGGTTGagaatgtttattttatatgtgGGGTAAATGTGTGTCCTCCATATTATTTTGCTCGGTCGTTAGGATTGTGAGTCTTTGTTTTGCTGATGACAAAAGTTTATGCAATGTATGTAGCTTCTATTGGGgaatttaagtttttttttttttttttttacaaattcatgtttttatactgtacattaatCTTTTATTCATAATAAGGCAGGTTGACAgcttcctgtcctctcctgtcacATCAGATTCACTTCTGATCTTTTCATGCTTTCATAAATGCaaattgaaaatgaacaaattagGAATTATCAACCTTTATGGAATAAGCGTGTATTGACATAAACTGGAAAATATAATGTGAcgttttaaaaatacattttaatatatcaGAGGAGTCCACGTATTTGACAATACATGTCAATATAATGTAATTTTGCTTCAATGTATTACAAAATATAACGTCCATTTTGATAATACATTTCTATTatataatgatgtattttaaaatTCATGGCTTATTATTACTCCTATCACTTGAAGGTGCCATATGTGAGAttttaagttgaaaacatttaaaaatccaCTAACATTCTCAACAGAACATGAAAAAATAGCAATTCTGATGtcatgacatctatgtattgtgatgcagagatatctactgaggttagcatgctaatgaaaacaaacaagatgaaaaGTATGGTAATGTACAGAGCCATGGTTTTATGGAATGTTCTGCCAGGACATATTATTCAAGAGAACaacaaatacagatttaaagAACTACTGAAGGAGCATTTGTTAGCCAAACAGCTCTCGGTGACTGTCGATGTTTAGCAGAGGCTACTTGGTACAATCACTTAGTatgatttaaaatctgtttttgcaaaCGTAATATAATGGAATTATGTCGAACGTATGTTGATATATACCTGACCATCGGACTATTTAAGAATTATGTTAAAAGCTACATTGAGGAGGTACTGTTAATTTCAATTAGGTCCTGTAATATgtgaatgttatttttgttttgtagatcgttgtttgttttgttttctgtttttttttgttttctgttttgtttttgtgtgtgtttgtgctgtgtgatgtgttttctgtgtttgtgtactgcAGTGAAAAGATTATTGTGTTGGGTATGGACTCCAGGAAGAATAGCAATGGCTTTGCCAAAGCTAATGGAGAtccaaataaatgaacaaatgaacaaaccagctagccccagcccctCCATTCCAAATATCCTGTGCTatcagtgtaaacaccaacagctCTGAGCTCTGAGTCTGGACCACTAAATGCACAGCTAatcaagctaactagctaacagcagctagtgatatgctgcccctatttgtttgaaaTATGAATTAGACAGCTGGTCAAGTCTTACATATTATGCATATTACATATTCTCActatatattgcacctttaaaatacattttgcatttaaaaatggcAATACTATTCAGGGCAACATTGCAAGTACAGTATTGAATCTGTATATCAATACATATGAAGATGAGgctaatttaataaataagcCTGTGCAGTGTCAACGCTTCTCATCAGTGTAATATGTAATTACAAGGTGGACATATCGTCATAACACTGtttaactgaaaaacaaatctcaGCATGTTTATATGACGTGTcactgtcttttttaaaaaaaaaccgTATTAATCTTACTGTACATATACTGCTATATGAAACCTACAGACTGGTTCTCCGTAGAGCCCAAAGCACTGATGAAAAGAGAGCCTGCCAGGTCAGAACTCCTCTGTGAGCTGGTCTGCCATGACTTCCTCCTCAAACGTGACTTGTGAGCTGACGCGTGGTTGACTCACCTGCTAGCTGAGCTCAGCTCTTCGTCTTTATCTCTGCTGTGCGGTGCTAACCGCTTATGACATGTAATGAACTGAGTAAAGAACGAATGACCAAACCCACACGGAGTAAGGTGTTGAGTTAAAAACACATCGTTTGCTGCTATCTGAGATGTTTGGTTCGTCTTTCATACGGTCCGACCAGAAACATACAGGAGAACTCTTTAGTTCCGGTCTTACAGCAAATTCTGTTCTGTTAGGATTTTTTCTATGGACATATTTTACCAAACATGGCGCCTAAATAGCATTTAGATAGAGTCACACATGTTAACAACTGTGATATTAATGTACTGAACTGTGTCCAAGTTTATCAATCAGTccatcaaactttatttgtatagcacttttcatatatcaaagtgcttcacacaatgagcacaataaaacaatacctagcaccaaacacacacacacacaaacacacacacacacacacacacacacacacacacacacagatgtcaatCAATACAAAACAGGAACTTTGGAAATGagtaaaacacataaataacacacagtcattaaatgtgcaatatttaagaattgaCCATGTGTTaaattcatacttaaaacaaataaagggcagcatttcaccagaataatcacaaactgctgctaactgtagctgcccttagctagctagctcagttagctgtgcagctagtggttcagTCTGGGAACACAGGGaccagtagatatctctgcaacacaatacataaacattttaaactaaaattactTCATATTGCCCCTTAGAATACAGGGacaacacactcactcacactcataataaaaaaaattacagtacagtacagtggggTCAAAAGGTCTGAGACCACCAACCAGAATACCCCAACCCAGCACGGACCGAGCGCAGAACCACCCTCTCCACCACAGATGACGGGACAGGTCTCGTCAAAGTTACCTAgttgaaaaaagtattaaaagcCAGTTTAAAGAGGGAGGCCATGAGTTTGCTTTTAAACTTATCAACATTCTCTGCTGCCCTCAGGTCTTCAGGCAGGCTGTTTCAGAGATGTGGGCCATAGCAATAAAAGGATCCCTCACCATTGCATTTTGTTCTAACTTGATTAAAAGGCCACTATCATCCACTAAAAGGATCTTAAAATCGATTCTGAAGCTCATAGGGAGCCAGTGCAGAGATTTTAAAATTGGTGTACTGTGGCTCTCTTTTCTAGTCCTTGTCAACACATGTGCAGCTGAGTTTTGAAGTAATTGAAGATGAGTAATATTCTTTTAAGGGAGACCAGAAAGTAGAGCTTTACAATAGTCAATTCTGCATGTAATGAAAGCATGCATTAATCAAAAAATCAGAATCAAAGATAACTCCTAGGTTTTTAACTTGTTGAGAGGGATTTAATGCCTGTGCTTGAAGTTTCACATTGAGTTTGGCTCTCCGGGCTTCAGTACCAATGACCAAGACTTCAGTTTCTGAATGAACTGTATAAAATTCTATAAATTACGGTTAAAAAAGGGAATCTATTGGTCCTGAGTCATTGGGAGACACAGCAATGTGCAGCTCGCCATGAGAATTTAAGCTGATGAGGTTTCCAAGCATGTAAAGATTAATATGTAGGACCTAAAATTGAACCCTGAGGAACACCACAATACATTTTACAGCTCTAAGATGAACATTCATTTATACTCACAACAAACCCTCTATCAGTAAGATAGAATTTGAAACAGCCCAAAACAGTGCCAGAGAGACCTATCAGACTGTGAAGTCTGCCTTAAAGAATGGAGTGATCTACTGTGACAAAGGCTGCAGTTTATTCACTAATATTGAAGGTTTCCTCAGATCCATGTTGGACCTTAGGTCATTTATCACCTTGACGTGTATGGTATGATTAGTCTGAAAACTGGATTGGGTCTTCATAAAAtcatttaactgattaaaaacagcCTTCTCTAAAATTTTACTTGAAAACGACAAATTGGATACTGGTCTGTTGTTATGTAGAAGTGAGGCGTCTAAATTGTTTCACTTCAGAAGAGGTTAAACTATGGCAGTTTTCAGAGCCGTAGGAAAAACACCTATCTGAAGTTATTAGTGTTCAATATTGATTAAAACTTCATTCAAAATGCtataaactgttttaaaagGGATGTGAGCATGGAATCTAAAAAGCAAGGTGCAGATTTGAATCTATctatcataaaaacaaataataagagcaaaaataataataacaataaaccaATTAGACAAGACAAGACTTTAAGCTCATTAACATTTACCACCTCTTTGTGTTAACAGTTACTTTTGTGACATTTGTTAACTATATTCGAACATAGTAGACCATCACACCATTTTCATCCCAATATTTTACCATTGTATTAAATGTAATGCTTGTATGTTTCATTGTATGTGGGCATGTCAGGCGCTCCAGATGGTCTGGAGAGATTTATGAACTGAACTCCAAATGTTCAGAAAGGATGGGATGTTTagaagtgttttgtttattcaaaataaacaaaaactaataGACATAgttttgaaacagaaaaaatagtGCAAGATTTAGCTAGAAACAAACAAGCAGGGCTTACTCGTAGCTGCATCTCAATCCACAAAAATCCAGAATTTCACTTTACTTCACAAACAACTCCGAGTGAAAATCCTCTGCCCCAGGTATGATTCCTGACTGAAATTATAGAACTACGTAGATCAGATACGTTATAAAACCCATATCAAACAATGATCTCACATTTTCCTATAATTTGAATTCAGTCCATGTGACCACAAACTCTGGGTAAACAAAAAGAGAACAGTCTTTATCCACCAGGAAAAATAAACTCCACCATGAAATTGGCTTCAGCTATGAAGCTGAAATAAAGAGTGGGAACAAGTTAGAACAATGAGTGAAAGATACCGGGAGGATGAGGTAATGTAGACAGACACCGGTCAGCAGCCCACAGTCTAATCAGACTCATTACCACTGTCATATGAAGACAGTTGGAGCagaaaaactatatatataatCATATAGTCCGGTCAAATGACTCTCTATTCTTCTGTCAGTGATGTTTTGTTGCCAGACACTTTAAATACATGTTTCATAATGTCTGTCTGGCCTCCTGTTTCTCAACACCTACTATGTGTGAGAaatgtgtgtgccagtgtgcATCCCACAGTCTGTACACTAATAAAGTTTTATTAGCCGCTTTAATCTGACCATCTGACCAATCACAATACCTCACAGTGACCACACCCCTCCCTGAGGGCTCATTAGAGGGCTGCCTGTTAAAATAGCAGAGCACTCTTACATACAGTCAGTGAGCGTGGCAGGTGAATGGGAACAGAGTgggtgtgttgatgtgtttgtgcctgCTGCACTGACTCATTCACATTGTATTATCTCTCCTGCAGATGGCCTGTAAGAGCGCCAACAAACTCGTGTATAACAGACATCAAACTGACTTTTCCCAAATGCTTCCATCAAATTACTGACTTTatgaaagtcagaattttaa
It encodes the following:
- the dusp12 gene encoding dual specificity protein phosphatase 12; translated protein: MLLVDPGLYIGTAADLNDSQALADAAVTHILSVDSVDPTPLLAANGDLRRKWINVLDEVTSDLLSHMDDCFLFIQEAVDGGGAALVHCQAGRSRSATIVTAYLMKKYQLGFTEAYNRLKSVKQDVQVNSGFEEQLCLYEAMKCEVDTSSPLYKQYRLTKITEKYPELQHVPRELFAIDPAHSSSSEVSYRCRKCRRTLFRGSSILSHPVGEGAPAFGHKKSSNLTGDIQCTSYFIEPVQWMEQALLGVMDGQLLCPKCSSKLGSFSWCGDQCSCGRWVNPAFQLHHNRVDEIRQLNIQK